In Ostrea edulis chromosome 4, xbOstEdul1.1, whole genome shotgun sequence, a single window of DNA contains:
- the LOC125671412 gene encoding uncharacterized protein LOC125671412, translating to MYRKTFSLYDIFVTFLSFASFILDVITDVAVIVLFFRDGHTVWAAVSLALVALSTFAMQIFSFCWHVTDGTLTVQTFLLHACFLSPLHRFWRVLKLGFKSRRTKSHDDLEAVYSANNDVCLLRLFESFLESAPQLTLQLYIIITFQHFDWILGISTFFSLTSIAWSVSAYSDGLRLAYQSDYRRSGLTMLVHTLWQIAMISGRVLAIVVFASYFQAWTFLFLGVHWLLMTAWITFQNADFGDTACEKRIFNAVSGFVYIFCFLNLKDGPTRGRLTIYYIITLVENTILVILWFLFKPDTSPDWMNIATPTVIYGGFVVGSAMMCLYYCCCHPSKPIAKKEKEMETNWFKRIATMKRKEPNEAVFNTSESSFRISEWLTTSINLSNCDRQNNSVQMSLNLSVPDVVPEKKSVKRFSAKSLSTYHRAASIESSLQESEGNLTMESGRVSYTSLSSTKPLISSASKTSMYRVQAEVNKTLSPESDASSAHVFNYQWSPKSPLSCSNSWNFENEKSSCEYDKNLSQSKKDSPQSVQSWKEDAVVPGSGNSAFEYSGKKLSMSPLDPAKLWELSQQRITTINSSDLYDSSCIIPKARENISYQMNDEVDACESNISGRRSSSTRTSHYSTTLSDSQYNSNSEVSGERYDTNYSNSGSSRSQFNSLNQVETSEHVQSSELSNFFADISSLHVPTSGQNRYISSVSETTDILNSSFPWSHDHEVFYDEGDISELVYKQNIRESLLGKSYMYHICPISDATRLGDMSRRLTSNNSYCTSNVTHTSDSMARISTDDSGYNYSEEAQNNESLCASNKGMDSVMSADNARLNSLMSRSSTSSRTSPIRPDHTGDSTPIRYSLLPGLSYLMSDSDTSCLEKSMQSTKSVADSTLQHNNKTESCLKLNQSTSEDVKVSPLQVSVIETSPLRLERSVDLFNSSRQEQSDFETPNIVHSDSPVISPKIKLEQLRVLELKESPYKFRGRQDENVPVSSSSVKKEDAPSIYNLTESPYKFRSQGFENTSRKFYTIPEKRGDVMNVPHKTRSKLAYENKENRIMDGSAYLTAPSRNRKKKEGNVKSGYKEKHSKPRNRVSALKNSCYAYSDTDSDGEVASNFSSRSQYGDDSDDTYGFSPCKKGNQNSARKDSRTALRSVENAPIFSPIVTPDRLDREKVCNASGPIMKPVFSTPLTRGEGIDNTQFLMDKPSTIAV from the exons ATGTATAGGAAAACTTTTAGTTTATATGACATATTTGTGACATTTTTGTCATTTGCTTCGTTCATCTTGGACGTAATTACAG ATGTTGCTGTGATTGTGTTATTTTTCCGGGATGGACACACTGTGTGGGCGGCTGTCTCATTGGCCCTGGTGGCTTTGTCAACCTTTGCCATGCAGATCTTCAGCTTCTGTTGGCATGTTACAGATGGAACCCTGACAGTCCAGACATTCCTGCTGCATGCCTGCTTCTTGTCTCCTCTACACAG attttgGAGAGTCCTCAAGCTAGGATTCAAGTCTAGAAGAACAAAGAGTCATGACGATTTAGAGGCTGTTTACAGCGCTAATAACGATGTCTGCTTGCTTCGTCTTTTTGAATCCTTTCTGGAATCAGCACCACAACTTACACTGCAGCTATACATTATTATCACATTCCAGCATTTTGATTGGATACTTG GAATTTCAACATTCTTTTCCCTTACATCGATTGCTTGGTCAGTGTCTGCCTACTCAGATGGACTGCGTCTTGCCTATCAATCTGACTACAGAAGAAGTGGGCTGACGATGCTAGTGCACACACTGTGGCAGATAGCAATGATAAGTGGCCGAGTTTTAGCCATTGTTGTGTTTGCTTCATATTTCCAAGCTTGGACATTTTTGTTCTTGG GTGTACACTGGCTTCTAATGACAGCATGGATAACCtttcaaaatgctgactttggaGACACAGCATGTGAGAAGAGAATCTTTAATGCTGTGTCCGGCTTTGTCTACATTTTCTGCTTCCTGAACCTGAAGGATGGCCCCACTCGTGGGAGGCTAACCATTTACTATATCATTACATTGGTGGAAAACACTATCCTAGTTATTTTGTGGTTCCTTTTCAAACCTGACACTTCTCCTGATTGGATGAATATTGCCACACCCACTGTAATCTATGGAGGATTTGTTGTAG GTTCAGCCATGATGTGCCTGTATTACTGCTGTTGTCATCCATCCAAACCAATAGCAAAGAAAGAAAAGGAAATGGAAACCAACTGGTTCAAACGCATAGCAACAATGAAG CGCAAGGAGCCAAATGAAGCGGTGTTCAACACCTCAGAATCATCATTTCGTATCTCAGAGTGGCTGACGACGTCAATCAACCTCAGTAACTGTGATAGACAGAACAACAGTGTGCAGATGTCCCTCAATTTATCTGTTCCAGATGTTGTACCCGAGAAAAAGTCTGTCAAACGTTTCAGTGCAAAATCCCTATCCACCTACCACAGGGCTGCCAGCATCGAGTCCTCTCTACAGGAATCGGAGGGAAACCTGACCATGGAGTCTGGACGTGTGTCGTATACTAGTTTAAGCAGCACTAAGCCATTGATATCATCAGCATCCAAAACATCCATGTATCGAGTTCAAGCAGAGGTCAACAAGACATTGTCTCCTGAAAGTGATGCTTCCAGTGCGCATGTATTTAACTATCAATGGAGTCCAAAAAGTCCTCTAAGCTGCAGCAATTCTTGgaactttgaaaatgaaaaatcctcATGTGAATATGATAAGAATTTGAGCCAAAGCAAGAAAGACAGTCCACAGAGTGTGCAAAGTTGGAAAGAGGATGCAGTGGTTCCAGGCAGTGGAAATTCTGCGTTTGAATACAGCGGGAAAAAGTTGTCAATGTCACCATTAGACCCAGCTAAACTTTGGGAATTATCACAGCAAAGAATTACTACAATAAATTCAAGTGATTTATATGATTCAAGCTGTATTATTCCAAAAGCTAGAGAAAACATCTCTTATCAAATGAATGATGAAGTTGATGCTTGTGAATCAAATATCAGTGGTAGAAGGAGCTCCTCTACTAGAACAAGCCATTACAGCACTACATTAAGTGATTCTCAGTACAATTCAAACTCGGAAGTGTCTGGAGAGAGGTATGATACCAATTATAGCAACAGTGGATCATCCAGGAGTCAGTTCAATTCACTCAACCAAGTTGAAACATCAGAACATGTGCAGTCATCAGAGTTATCTAACTTTTTTGCTGATATTTCATCTCTGCATGTCCCAACATCTGGTCAAAACAGATACATCTCTTCTGTGTCAGAAACTACAGACATCTTGAATTCGTCTTTTCCTTGGTCACATGACCATGAGGTATTCTACGATGAGGGTGATATTTCGGAGCTTGTTTATAAACAGAACATTAGGGAATCCCTGCTTGGAAAAagctacatgtatcatatttgcCCAATTTCTGATGCTACACGATTAGGTGACATGTCAAGAAGACTGACCAGCAATAATTCTTATTGCACGAGTAATGTGACCCACACATCAGATTCCATGGCCAGAATTTCAactgatgacagtgggtacaatTACTCTGAAGAAGCACAAAATAATGAGAGCTTGTGTGCCAGCAACAAAGGAATGGACAGTGTTATGTCTGCAGATAATGCTAGATTAAATAGTTTAATGTCAAGAAGTTCCACATCAAGTCGCACGTCACCCATCAGACCAGATCATACAGGTGATAGTACGCCAATACGATATTCACTTCTACCAGGTTTAAGCTACCTGATGAGTGATTCAGATACAAGCTGCTTGGAGAAATCTATGCAGTCCACAAAATCTGTTGCTGACTCTACATTGCAACACAACAACAAAACAGAAAGCTGCCTAAAACTGAATCAATCGACTTCTGAGGATGTCAAGGTTTCCCCATTGCAAGTCAGCGTTATTGAAACATCTCCTCTCCGACTTGAAAGAAGTGTTGATCTATTCAACTCAAGCAGGCAGGAGCAGAGTGATTTTGAGACTCCTAATATCGTTCATTCAGATTCTCCTGTTATTTCTCCTAAAATAAAATTAGAGCAACTTAGAGTTCTTGAACTTAAGGAATCACCATACAAGTTTAGAGGGCGACAAGATGAAAATGTCCCAGTTAGCTCCTCAAGTGTGAAAAAAGAAGATGCACcaagtatatataatttaacAGAATCCCCTTACAAATTTCGATCCCAAGGCTTTGAGAACACAAGCAGAAAGTTCTACACCATTCCTGAGAAAAGAGGGGATGTAATGAATGTTCCacacaaaacaagaagtaaacTTGCGTATGAAAACAAAGAGAACAGAATTATGGATGGAAGTGCATATCTCACTGCTCCATCACGAAATAGGAAAAAGAAAGAAGGAAATGTTAAGTCAGGATACAAAGAAAAACATTCCAAACCCAGAAATCGAGTCAGTGCCCTGAAGAACTCTTGTTATGCTTATTCAGATACAGACTCTGATGGGGAGGTGGCCTCAAACTTCAGCTCTAGAAGTCAGTACGGGGACGACAGTGACGATACATATGGATTCTCCCCATGCAAAAAAGGAAATCAGAATTCTGCTAGAAAAGATTCCAGGACAGCTTTGAGATCTGTGGAAAATGCCCCCATCTTTTCTCCTATAGTCACCCCAGACCGTCTGGACAGGGAGAAAGTGTGCAATGCCAGTGGACCCATCATGAAGCCGGTGTTTAGTACACCGCTAACTAGGGGTGAAGGAATTGATAACACTCAATTTTTGATGGATAAACCTTCAACAATAGCAGTATAA
- the LOC125672174 gene encoding dimethyladenosine transferase 1, mitochondrial-like → MGSRLPPMPKISEIVKMYKLSATKKLSQNFLLDMNVCHKFVKCISVTKGMYICEVGPGPGGITRALLESDALKVHVIEKDSRFIPPLEILRAASGGRLEVHLGDAKHFDIGGTFPLDYSRPWLRNIPNMNIVGNLPFNVSLGLLLQWLEQISNRSGPWRHGRVPMTLTFQHEVAERLLAEKNSEHRCRLSIMCQHLCKVRYRYHIPGKVFVPPPKVHAAVVNLEPLKIPLINQSFPVVQKVTAAIFHYRQKHIRRGAKDLFPSAMTGLVDELFRLSDVDPTHRSFTLTMEEWSRLCDTYANFCNEYPRLLDYNYRDPNSRLLMEETVPVSLNVSDVK, encoded by the exons ATGGGGAGTCGATTGCCTCCCATGCCCAAAATATCTGAAATTGTGAAGATGTACAAACTGAGTGCAACCAAGAAGCTCTCTCAGAACTTTCTTCTGGACATGAATGTATGTCATAAGTTTGTCAAATGTATATCTGTCACAAAAGGGATGTACATTTGTGAAGTAGGACCAGGGCCAGGGGGAATAACCAGGGCATTATTGGAAAGTGATGCATTGAAAGTTCATGTGATTGAAAAAGATTCAAGATTTATTCCACCACTGGAG ATTTTAAGAGCAGCATCAGGAGGCAGATTAGAGGTACATCTGGGAGATGCCAAACATTTTGACATTGGTGGTACATTTCCATTGGATTATTCAAGGCCATGGCTGCGGAATATTCCGAATATGAACATAGTGGGAAATTTGCCATTCAATGTGTCTCTTGGACTCTTACTTCAGTGGTTGGAACAAATTTCAAATAGAAGTGGTCCATGGCGACATGGTCGTGTTCCAATGACCCTGACTTTTCAACATGAAGTGGCAGAGAGACTGCTAGCAGAAAAAAATTCTGAACACAGATGTAGACTTTCAATTATGTGCCAGCATTTGTGCAAAGTTCGCTATAGATATCATATTCCTG GAAAGGTTTTCGTGCCACCTCCTAAAGTCCATGCTGCAGTAGTTAATTTAGAGCCTTTGAAAATACCCCTTATAAACCAATCATTTCCTGTGGTTCAAAAAGTGACGGCTGCTATATTTCACTACAGACAGAAACACATCAGGAGAGGAGCGAA AGATTTGTTTCCCTCCGCCATGACAGGCCTTGTGGACGAGTTGTTTAGACTATCAGATGTGGACCCCACACATCGATCCTTCACGCTCACCATGGAGGAATGGAGTAGACTGTGTGATACATATGCCAACTTTTGTAATGAATATCCCAGATTGTTGGACTACAATTACAGGGATCCAAATTCTAGACTTTTAATGGAGGAAACCGTGCCTGTTTCACTAAATGTATCTgatgtgaaataa
- the LOC125670979 gene encoding BSD domain-containing protein 1-like isoform X3, which translates to MVQKDLAEYTCTMSADTSKAVAETSDKLKETLKAENTSAAKDRFKTGVTSFLEGLSKALVIEAEDKNEPVKTHVNSEAVYDRAKARLHAIQVDLGTYCSEPTGSQEKYQEWQKSFDLEAKKGEVSELLVSKVELRAFYTKLVPAEISHADFWKRYFYKVHQLQQDEARKSALMKRAEQAQKKEDSISWEDDWSGDEESAPEKLSHKQELSERLSPSQKISKETSSNNETEMIRNEESVKNETRVTNGANSLMQDTGKEKIPSESVKTSPADILETQKSENIQESVPEQINDQEITTEIQEETVEESSSQDQVHTTSCKSDGKESTSAVKDSKPDLCTPVKDSKPDLPKSEMTEEEVKTKDKGDMVVVNPDRVTPSSDSNKENSTDDDWERDFDVELTEEELKAADEIAKKLNLSAADYTTIAGEMDEDWESWD; encoded by the exons ATGGTTCAGAAGGACTTGGCTGAGTACACGTGTACAATGTCAGCAGATACTAGTAAAGCTGTGGCTGAAACAAGTGATAAACTAAAGGAAACACTGAAG GCAGAAAACACGTCAGCTGCAAAGGACCGATTCAAGACCGGTGTAACATCTTTTCTGGAAGGCTTGTCGAAAGCTCTGGTGATAGAGGCAGAAGACAAGAATGAACCGGTGAAAACCCATGTCAACTCTGAAGCTGTATATGATAGAGCGAAGGCACGGCTTCATGCTATACAAGTGGATCTCGGAACTTACTGCAGTGAACCCACGGGTTCTCAAGAAAAATACCAAGAATGGCAGAAGTCCTTTGACTTGGAGGCAAAGAAAGGGGAGGTTTCAGAGCTACTTGTTTCAAAAGTGGAGCTTCGTGCATTTTACACAAAACTG GTACCTGCTGAAATATCTCATGCTGACTTCTGGAAGAGATATTTTTATAAAGTCCATCAACTTCAACAAGACGAAGCTAGGAAATCAGCATTAATGAAACGGGCTGAACAAGCACAGAAGAAGGAAGATTCCATAAGCTGGGAAG ATGATTGGAGTGGGGATGAGGAATCTGCTCCAGAGAAATTAAGCCATAAACAAGAATTGAGCGAGAGACTTTCACCGTCacagaaaatatcaaaagaaaCAAGTTCAAACAATGAAACAGAGATGATTAGAAATGAAGAATCTGTGAAAAATGAGACCAGGGTTACAAATGGAGCCAATTCCTTAATGCAGGACACTGGCAAAGAAAAAATTCCTAGTGAATCAGTAAAGACTTCCCCAGCAGATATACTAGAGACACAGAAATCAGAGAATATACAGGAAAGTGTGCCTGAACAGATCAATGACCAAGAAATCACAACAGAAATACAAGAGGAGACAGTGGAAGAAAGTAGCAGTCAGGACCAAGTTCACACCACTTCATGTAAGAGTGATGGAAAGGAGTCAACATCTGCTGTCAAGGACAGTAAACCAGACCTTTGCACACCTGTTAAAGACAGTAAGCCAGACCTTCCCAAATCTGAAATGACTGAGGAGGAGGTCAAGACCAAGGATAAAGGGGACATGGTGGTGGTCAACCCTGACAGAGTGACCCCATCATCTGATTCTAATAAAG AGAACAGCACAGACGATGACTGGGAGAGGGATTTTGATGTGGAGTTAACAGAGGAAGAACTGAAAGCTGCAGATGAGATAGCCAAAAAACTCAACCTGTCAGCAGCTGACTACACAACTATAGCTGGAGAAATG GACGAGGACTGGGAGAGCTGGGATTAA
- the LOC125670979 gene encoding BSD domain-containing protein 1-like isoform X1, translating into MAEGSSDSREEGGWWGYGWLQTAKEKSKAALEMVQKDLAEYTCTMSADTSKAVAETSDKLKETLKAENTSAAKDRFKTGVTSFLEGLSKALVIEAEDKNEPVKTHVNSEAVYDRAKARLHAIQVDLGTYCSEPTGSQEKYQEWQKSFDLEAKKGEVSELLVSKVELRAFYTKLVPAEISHADFWKRYFYKVHQLQQDEARKSALMKRAEQAQKKEDSISWEDDWSGDEESAPEKLSHKQELSERLSPSQKISKETSSNNETEMIRNEESVKNETRVTNGANSLMQDTGKEKIPSESVKTSPADILETQKSENIQESVPEQINDQEITTEIQEETVEESSSQDQVHTTSCKSDGKESTSAVKDSKPDLCTPVKDSKPDLPKSEMTEEEVKTKDKGDMVVVNPDRVTPSSDSNKENSTDDDWERDFDVELTEEELKAADEIAKKLNLSAADYTTIAGEMDEDWESWD; encoded by the exons GTCAAGTGATAGCAGGGAAGAAGGAGGCTGGTGGGGATATGGCTGGCTGCAAACAGCCAAAGAAAAG tCAAAAGCAGCACTGGAAATGGTTCAGAAGGACTTGGCTGAGTACACGTGTACAATGTCAGCAGATACTAGTAAAGCTGTGGCTGAAACAAGTGATAAACTAAAGGAAACACTGAAG GCAGAAAACACGTCAGCTGCAAAGGACCGATTCAAGACCGGTGTAACATCTTTTCTGGAAGGCTTGTCGAAAGCTCTGGTGATAGAGGCAGAAGACAAGAATGAACCGGTGAAAACCCATGTCAACTCTGAAGCTGTATATGATAGAGCGAAGGCACGGCTTCATGCTATACAAGTGGATCTCGGAACTTACTGCAGTGAACCCACGGGTTCTCAAGAAAAATACCAAGAATGGCAGAAGTCCTTTGACTTGGAGGCAAAGAAAGGGGAGGTTTCAGAGCTACTTGTTTCAAAAGTGGAGCTTCGTGCATTTTACACAAAACTG GTACCTGCTGAAATATCTCATGCTGACTTCTGGAAGAGATATTTTTATAAAGTCCATCAACTTCAACAAGACGAAGCTAGGAAATCAGCATTAATGAAACGGGCTGAACAAGCACAGAAGAAGGAAGATTCCATAAGCTGGGAAG ATGATTGGAGTGGGGATGAGGAATCTGCTCCAGAGAAATTAAGCCATAAACAAGAATTGAGCGAGAGACTTTCACCGTCacagaaaatatcaaaagaaaCAAGTTCAAACAATGAAACAGAGATGATTAGAAATGAAGAATCTGTGAAAAATGAGACCAGGGTTACAAATGGAGCCAATTCCTTAATGCAGGACACTGGCAAAGAAAAAATTCCTAGTGAATCAGTAAAGACTTCCCCAGCAGATATACTAGAGACACAGAAATCAGAGAATATACAGGAAAGTGTGCCTGAACAGATCAATGACCAAGAAATCACAACAGAAATACAAGAGGAGACAGTGGAAGAAAGTAGCAGTCAGGACCAAGTTCACACCACTTCATGTAAGAGTGATGGAAAGGAGTCAACATCTGCTGTCAAGGACAGTAAACCAGACCTTTGCACACCTGTTAAAGACAGTAAGCCAGACCTTCCCAAATCTGAAATGACTGAGGAGGAGGTCAAGACCAAGGATAAAGGGGACATGGTGGTGGTCAACCCTGACAGAGTGACCCCATCATCTGATTCTAATAAAG AGAACAGCACAGACGATGACTGGGAGAGGGATTTTGATGTGGAGTTAACAGAGGAAGAACTGAAAGCTGCAGATGAGATAGCCAAAAAACTCAACCTGTCAGCAGCTGACTACACAACTATAGCTGGAGAAATG GACGAGGACTGGGAGAGCTGGGATTAA
- the LOC125670979 gene encoding BSD domain-containing protein 1-like isoform X2, with protein MLKRSSDSREEGGWWGYGWLQTAKEKSKAALEMVQKDLAEYTCTMSADTSKAVAETSDKLKETLKAENTSAAKDRFKTGVTSFLEGLSKALVIEAEDKNEPVKTHVNSEAVYDRAKARLHAIQVDLGTYCSEPTGSQEKYQEWQKSFDLEAKKGEVSELLVSKVELRAFYTKLVPAEISHADFWKRYFYKVHQLQQDEARKSALMKRAEQAQKKEDSISWEDDWSGDEESAPEKLSHKQELSERLSPSQKISKETSSNNETEMIRNEESVKNETRVTNGANSLMQDTGKEKIPSESVKTSPADILETQKSENIQESVPEQINDQEITTEIQEETVEESSSQDQVHTTSCKSDGKESTSAVKDSKPDLCTPVKDSKPDLPKSEMTEEEVKTKDKGDMVVVNPDRVTPSSDSNKENSTDDDWERDFDVELTEEELKAADEIAKKLNLSAADYTTIAGEMDEDWESWD; from the exons GTCAAGTGATAGCAGGGAAGAAGGAGGCTGGTGGGGATATGGCTGGCTGCAAACAGCCAAAGAAAAG tCAAAAGCAGCACTGGAAATGGTTCAGAAGGACTTGGCTGAGTACACGTGTACAATGTCAGCAGATACTAGTAAAGCTGTGGCTGAAACAAGTGATAAACTAAAGGAAACACTGAAG GCAGAAAACACGTCAGCTGCAAAGGACCGATTCAAGACCGGTGTAACATCTTTTCTGGAAGGCTTGTCGAAAGCTCTGGTGATAGAGGCAGAAGACAAGAATGAACCGGTGAAAACCCATGTCAACTCTGAAGCTGTATATGATAGAGCGAAGGCACGGCTTCATGCTATACAAGTGGATCTCGGAACTTACTGCAGTGAACCCACGGGTTCTCAAGAAAAATACCAAGAATGGCAGAAGTCCTTTGACTTGGAGGCAAAGAAAGGGGAGGTTTCAGAGCTACTTGTTTCAAAAGTGGAGCTTCGTGCATTTTACACAAAACTG GTACCTGCTGAAATATCTCATGCTGACTTCTGGAAGAGATATTTTTATAAAGTCCATCAACTTCAACAAGACGAAGCTAGGAAATCAGCATTAATGAAACGGGCTGAACAAGCACAGAAGAAGGAAGATTCCATAAGCTGGGAAG ATGATTGGAGTGGGGATGAGGAATCTGCTCCAGAGAAATTAAGCCATAAACAAGAATTGAGCGAGAGACTTTCACCGTCacagaaaatatcaaaagaaaCAAGTTCAAACAATGAAACAGAGATGATTAGAAATGAAGAATCTGTGAAAAATGAGACCAGGGTTACAAATGGAGCCAATTCCTTAATGCAGGACACTGGCAAAGAAAAAATTCCTAGTGAATCAGTAAAGACTTCCCCAGCAGATATACTAGAGACACAGAAATCAGAGAATATACAGGAAAGTGTGCCTGAACAGATCAATGACCAAGAAATCACAACAGAAATACAAGAGGAGACAGTGGAAGAAAGTAGCAGTCAGGACCAAGTTCACACCACTTCATGTAAGAGTGATGGAAAGGAGTCAACATCTGCTGTCAAGGACAGTAAACCAGACCTTTGCACACCTGTTAAAGACAGTAAGCCAGACCTTCCCAAATCTGAAATGACTGAGGAGGAGGTCAAGACCAAGGATAAAGGGGACATGGTGGTGGTCAACCCTGACAGAGTGACCCCATCATCTGATTCTAATAAAG AGAACAGCACAGACGATGACTGGGAGAGGGATTTTGATGTGGAGTTAACAGAGGAAGAACTGAAAGCTGCAGATGAGATAGCCAAAAAACTCAACCTGTCAGCAGCTGACTACACAACTATAGCTGGAGAAATG GACGAGGACTGGGAGAGCTGGGATTAA